From Camelina sativa cultivar DH55 chromosome 5, Cs, whole genome shotgun sequence:
TAGTAACTTGAATATTAATAACTCTTCTATAATACTCTTCCTCATCTTGTTGCCAAACTAGTCCTTGCAAAACATGTATCAATCTCTTTTGTCCCATGCACAGTTACGAcgagatttataaaaaaaaaaaaaaaaaaaNNNNNNNNNNNNNNNNNNNNNNNNNNNNNNNNNNNNNNNNNNNNNNNNNNNNNNNNNNNNNNNNNNNNNNNNNNNNNNNNNNNNNNNNNNNNNNNNNNNNNNNNNNNNNNNNNNNNNNNNNNNNNNNNNNNNNNNNNNNNNNNNNNNNNNNNNNNNNNNNNNNNNNNNNNNNNNNNNNNNNNNNNNNNNNNNNNNNNNNNNNNNNNNNNNNNNNNNNNNNNNNNNNNNNNNNNNNNNNNNNNNNNNNNNNNNNNNNNNNNNNNNNNNNNNNNNNNNNNNNNNNNNNNNNNNNNNNNNNNNNNNNNNNNNNNNNNNNNNNNNNNNNNNNNNNNNNNNNNNNNNNNNNNNNNNNNNNNNNNNNNNNNNNNNNNNNNNNNNNNNNNNNNNNNNNNNNNNNNNNNNNNNNNNNNNNNNNNNNNNNNNNNNNNNNNNNNNNNNNNNNNNNNNNNNNNNNNNNNNNNNNNNNNNNNNNNNNNNNNNNNNNNNNNNNNNNNNNNNNNNNNNNNNNNNNNNNNNNNNNNNNNNNNNNNNNNNNNNNNNNNNNNNNNNNNNNNNNNNNNNNNNNNNNNNNNNNNNNNNNNNNNNNNNNNNNNNNNNNNNNNNNNNNNNNNNNNNNNNNNNNNNNNNNNNNNNNNNNNNNNNNNNNNNNNNNNNNNNNNNNNNNNNNNNNNNNNNNNNNNNNNNNNNNNNNNNNNNNNNNNNNNNNNNNNNNNNNNNNNNNNNNNNNNNNNNNNNNNNNNNNNNNNNNNNNNNNNNNNNNNNNNNNNNNNNNNNNNNNNNNNNNNNNNNNNNNNNNNNNNNNNNNNNNNNNNNNNNNNNNNNNNNNNNNNNNNNNNNNNNNNNNNNNNNNNNNNNNNNNNNNNNNNNNNNNNNNNNNNNNNNNNNNNNNNNNNNNNNNNNNNNNNNNNNNNNNNNNNNNNNNNNNNNNNNNNNNNNNNNNNNNNNNNNNNNNNNNNNNNNNNNNNNNNNNNNNNNNNNNNNNNNNNNNNNNNNNNNNNNNNNNNNNNNNNNNNNNNNNNNNNNNNNNNNNNNNNNNNNNNNNNNNNNNNNNNNNNNNNNNNNNNNNNNNNNNNNNNNNNNNNNNNNNNNNNNNNNNNNNNNNNNNNNNNNNNNNNNNNNNNNNNNNNNNNNNNNNNNNNNNNNNNNNNNNNNNNNNNNNNNNNNNNNNNNNNNNNNNNNNNNNNNNNNNNNNNNNNNNNNNNNNNNNNNNNNNNNNNNNNNNNNNNNNNNNNNNNNNNNNNNNNNNNNNNNNNNNNNNNNNNNNNNNNNNNNNNNNNNNNNNNNNNNNNNNNNNNNNNNNNNNNNNNNNNNNNNNNNNNNNNNNNNNNNNNNNNNNNNNNNNNNNNNNNNNNNNNNNNNNNNNNNNNNNNNNNNNNNNNNNNNNNNNNNNNNNNNNNNNNNNNNNNNNNNNNNNNNNNNNNNNNNNNNNNNNNNNNNNNNNNNNNNNNNNNNNNNNNNNNNNNNNNNNNNNNNNNNNNNNNNNNNNNNNNNNNNNNNNNNNNNNNNNNNNNNNNNNNNNNNNNNNNNNNNNNNNNNNNNNNNNNNNNNNNNNNNNNNNNNNNNNNNNNNNNNNNNNNNNNNNNNNNNNNNNNNNNNNNNNNNNNNNNNNNNNNNNNNNNNNNNNNNNNNNNNNNNNNNNNNNNNNNNNNNNNNNNNNNNNNNNNNNNNNNNNNNNNNNNNNNNNNNNNNNNNNNNNNNNNNNNNNNNNNNNNNNNNNNNNNNNNNNNNNNNNNNNNNNNNNNNNNNNNNNNNNNNNNNNNNNNNNNNNNNNNNNNNNNNNNNNNNNNNNNNNNNNNNNNNNNNNNNNNNNNNNNNNNNNNNNNNNNNNNNNNNNNNNNNNNNNNNNNNNNNNNNNNNNNNNNNNNNNNNNNNNNNNNNNNNNNNNNNNNNNNNNNNNNNNNNNNNNNNNNNNNNNNNNNNNNNNNNNNNNNNNNNNNNNNNNNNNNNNNNNNNNNNNNNNNNNNNNNNNNNNNNNNNNNNNNNNNNNNNNNNNNNNNNNNNNNNNNNNNNNNNNNNNNNTTCTGCATTTTGTCGCACATAAGCAAAATGGTAAAAGTCAAGTCAATTCCACATGACGACGACATAATATTCCACATAATAATTATGCAAAAGAATTGAAATTAAATGGTTGGTTGGTTACTAAGCTagttgaaaaattaaaagagtcNTTACTTCGACGTGACAAATACAACGTTCGAACCAGTATCAAATTatgaacaaaagaaataaagaatctCCGAATGTTTGATTAGAAACAGTGTCAATATTGAAACAAACGAAAGAATCTTTGCTTCTTAAACATTCGATGTGTCACGGCCCGGGTCAACTCCTTCAGTATAAAACATGGCCGCACGATCAATTTGACAAAtacaaatttccaaattttggAATCGTATAGTATAGTCCTCTACTTCTACGTCTACCTAGACGTCGACCAgtccatttttgttttgataggGAAAATTCACTTCTCCAGATAAGAATCTAAACTAATATCTGAAATGAATTTGGCAATAGCTAAAGAGAAAATGGTGAAAGTATTATCCTAGTGGTAAAGGGGGTACAAAAACATTACGTCTAATGTTGTACCCACTTAAAACACTACGTACACAACAATTTATATTCATGTAATCTTTATTCAAAACTTGACAAAGTATATTAATTAGTAATGTAATACTACTAGACACTAGTAACTTGAATATTAATAACTCTTCTATAATACTCTTCCTCATCTTGTTGCCAAACTAGTCCTTGCAAAACATGTATCAATCTCTTTTGTCCCATGCACAGTTACGAcgagatttataaaaaaaaaaaaaaaaaaaaaccgtaacTTTCATATATCCTAGAAATAATAagaattattattactattacttttgaaaaaaaatatgaatgatgaTTTTTATCAACTCAGGCAAAATCTTAAAATTGGCAACGACTTATAAGATAATGAAATATCAAAGGTCCAAATCTAATTTTTTCGTACACCAAATTTgtcttttatattgttttctttatcctaagttatttttacaaaaaaaaaaaagaaataaaagaagctTCATTGAAATATCAGGACTCGGAATTGAAGAATGAAAAACATATCCATCTATCGAAGACTTTTCTTCAAAATGTACAACAAAACACCAAACCCCAACTTGTGTCTTGTCTATTTTACActcattattatttatcattAAAGGTTTTCACACCTTCACAACATTTTCGTACCCATTGActataaaaatcacaaactcaaaaaaaaacaaaaaaagcgatcagaaaagaataaacatggccGGAGCTTACGAACCAAGATTACCGGAAGTACCTGAATGGCTTAACAAAGGAGACAACGCATGGCAGCTTACAGCAGCGACTCTAGTTGGTCTACAAAGCATGCCAGGTCTTGTTATCCTCTACGCTTCCATCGTCAAAAAGAAATGGGCTGTGAATTCAGCTTTCATGGCTCTTTACGCCTTCGCTGCCGTTCTCCTCTGTTGGGTTCTCCTCTGTTACAAAATGGCTTTCGGAGATGAGCTTTTGCCTTTTTGGGGTAAAGGCGGTCCAGCTTTTGACCAAGGATACCTAAAAAGTAGAGCAAAGgttattgaattttttgttcGTGCACATAACGTGTTCGATAAAATGCCTGAATgagtaattttgatttttgttttaacagaTCCCAAAAAGTAAAACCATGGCGCCGTTGTTTCCGATGGCGACGTTGGTTTATTTTCAGTTTACGTTCGCGGCGATAACGACGATATTAGTGGCGGGATCGGTGTTGGGGAGGATGAATATTAAAGCTTGGATGGCGTTTGTGCCGTTGTGGTTGATCTTTAGTTACACAGTTGGAGCTTATAGTCTTTGGGGAGGTGGGTTTTTGTATCAATGGGGTGTTATTGATTACTCCGGTGGTTATGTTATTCATCTCTCCTCCGGTGTTGCCGGCTTCGTCGCTGCTTATTGGGTacgttcttttttcttttgctaccaaatcaaaattcaaagatTTAAGGTTAGTTTATTTAGTTAGTGAGACTTAAAAAGCTGGAATTAACTTCTCAGGctaattatttgatatttggttcttttattactattaataaaataataagatgttttgttgaaaatattggGAATTTAATTAATGTACGGTAGTCGGTAGATGACACATAGTCATAGACTcggaacaaaataaaaattctaagtAATATTTTTGATGTAGACTGATCTTTAATTGCcaagttttgttttgctttctctttcgGTATGATTACGTTATTTAAGGTCATTAGTTTATAAGATAAGTTCGATGATTGATTCGGTCCACTAACAAAAAGGTAAAATTATTTCCGAAGTCGtagataatatttatatagaatcAGTTTAGAATTTGACAACACGATCTTGATGATGTATAATTATTGTATATTAGTATAATCAACTCAGAAAATTTAATTAGTGAAGCGTAGTAATCCAATCATCTCTTTCAActgaaaatatctatttttgtaatttatatcgTGGAGATACGATCATATGAACTAcctaatttgttttcttgtattctGCATTTTGTCGCACATAAGCAAAATGGTAAAAGTCAAGTCAATTCCACATGACGACGACATAATATTCCACATAATAATTATGCAAAAGAATTGAAATTAAATGGTTGGTTGGTTACTAAGCTagttgaaaaattaaaagagtcGTACCATATGTCTGATACCGAGACTTTGATTATAACTTAAAAACTAAATGCGATTTGTGGACATGATGTTACTGTAGGTAGGACCTAGGCCTAAGGCTGACAGAGAGAGATTCCCGCCGAACAATGTTCTTCTAATGCTCGCTGGAGCTGGCCTTCTATGGATGGGATGGTCAGGTTTTAACGGTGGTGCTCCTTACGCTGCAAACTTAACCTCCTCAATCGCGGTGCTCAACACCAATCTTTCTGCCGCGACAAGCCTCCTTGTATGGACCACACTTGATGTCATCTTCTTTGGCAAACCTTCCGTCATCGGAGCCATTCAAGGCATGGTTACTGGCCTAGCCGGCGTCACTCCTGGAGCAGGTCTCAATCTTGTAATctcaactttttgtttttactctAGTTTATTAATGGAGGATCAAAGTTGAGTTATGTTGGAAACTAATGAATATTgcatgtttaattttatatattacaggGTTGATCCAAACATGGGCAGCAATAATAGTTGGAATAGTCTCAGGAACAGCTCCATGGGCCTCTATGATGATCCTTCACAAGAAATCCGCTCTCCTACAAAAGGTAAACTAAAGCTGATTATGTAGTACTATGACTTTGAAGTtctaaaatgtaatattttgatTGGATTTAAATTAACAGGTTGATGATACATTAGCGGTGTTCTACACACACGCTGTGGCCGGTTTACTAGGTGGAATAATGACAGGCTTGTTTGCACATCCTGATCTCTGCGAATTGATACTTCCTGAGCCAACCAGAGGAGCTTTCTACCGCGGCAATGGCGGAAAACAGCTTTTGAAACAATTAGCAGGAGCTGCCTTCATCGCTGTCTGGAACTTAGTGTCGACGACAATCATACTACTCGCTATCAGAATGTTCATACCATTGAGAATGGCTGAGNATCAGGACTCGGAATTGAAGAATGAAAAACATATCCATCTATCGAAGACTTTTCTTCAAAATGTACAACAAAACACCAAACCCCAACTTGTGTCTTGTCTATTTTACActcattattatttatcattAAAGGTTTTCACACCTTCACAACATTTTCGTACCCATTGActataaaaatcacaaactcaaaaaaaaacaaaaaaagcgatcagaaaagaataaacatggccGGAGCTTACGAACCAAGATTACCGGAAGTACCTGAATGGCTTAACAAAGGAGACAACGCATGGCAGCTTACAGCAGCGACTCTAGTTGGTCTACAAAGCATGCCAGGTCTTGTTATCCTCTACGCTTCCATCGTCAAAAAGAAATGGGCTGTGAATTCAGCTTTCATGGCTCTTTACGCCTTCGCTGCCGTTCTCCTCTGTTGGGTTCTCCTCTGTTACAAAATGGCTTTCGGAGATGAGCTTTTGCCTTTTTGGGGTAAAGGCGGTCCAGCTTTTGACCAAGGATACCTAAAAAGTAGAGCAAAGgttattgaattttttgttcGTGCACATAACGTGTTCGATAAAATGCCTGAATgagtaattttgatttttgttttaacagaTCCCAAAAAGTAAAACCATGGCGCCGTTGTTTCCGATGGCGACGTTGGTTTATTTTCAGTTTACGTTCGCGGCGATAACGACGATATTAGTGGCGGGATCGGTGTTGGGGAGGATGAATATTAAAGCTTGGATGGCGTTTGTGCCGTTGTGGTTGATCTTTAGTTACACAGTTGGAGCTTATAGTCTTTGGGGAGGTGGGTTTTTGTATCAATGGGGTGTTATTGATTACTCCGGTGGTTATGTTATTCATCTCTCCTCCGGTGTTGCCGGCTTCGTCGCTGCTTATTGGGTacgttcttttttcttttgctaccaaatcaaaattcaaagatTTAAGGTTAGTTTATTTAGTTAGTGAGACTTAAAAAGCTGGAATTAACTTCTCAGGctaattatttgatatttggttcttttattactattaataaaataataagatgttttgttgaaaatattggGAATTTAATTAATGTACGGTAGTCGGTAGATGACACATAGTCATAGACTcggaacaaaataaaaattctaagtAATATTTTTGATGTAGACTGATCTTTAATTGCcaagttttgttttgctttctctttcgGTATGATTACGTTATTTAAGGTCATTAGTTTATAAGATAAGTTCGATGATTGATTCGGTCCACTAACAAAAAGGTAAAATTATTTCCGAAGTCGtagataatatttatatagaatcAGTTTAGAATTTGACAACACGATCTTGATGATGTATAATTATTGTATATTAGTATAATCAACTCAGAAAATTTAATTAGTGAAGCGTAGTAATCCAATCATCTCTTTCAActgaaaatatctatttttgtaatttatatcgTGGAGATACGATCATATGAACTAcctaatttgttttcttgtattctGCATTTTGTCGCACATAAGCAAAATGGTAAAAGTCAAGTCAATTCCACATGACGACGACATAATATTCCACATAATAATTATGCAAAAGAATTGAAATTAAATGGTTGGTTGGTTACTAAGCTagttgaaaaattaaaagagtcGTACCATATGTCTGATACCGAGACTTTGATTATAACTTAAAAACTAAATGCGATTTGTGGACATGATGTTACTGTAGGTAGGACCTAGGCCTAAGGCTGACAGAGAGAGATTCCCGCCGAACAATGTTCTTCTAATGCTCGCTGGAGCTGGCCTTCTATGGATGGGATGGTCAGGTTTTAACGGTGGTGCTCCTTACGCTGCAAACTTAACCTCCTCAATCGCGGTGCTCAACACCAATCTTTCTGCCGCGACAAGCCTCCTTGTATGGACCACACTTGATGTCATCTTCTTTGGCAAACCTTCCGTCATCGGAGCCATTCAAGGCATGGTTACTGGCCTAGCCGGCGTCACTCCTGGAGCAGGTCTCAATCTTGTAATctcaactttttgtttttactctAGTTTATTAATGGAGGATCAAAGTTGAGTTATGTTGGAAACTAATGAATATTgcatgtttaattttatatattacaggGTTGATCCAAACATGGGCAGCAATAATAGTTGGAATAGTCTCAGGAACAGCTCCATGGGCCTCTATGATGATCCTTCACAAGAAATCCGCTCTCCTACAAAAGGTAAACTAAAGCTGATTATGTAGTACTATGACTTTGAAGTtctaaaatgtaatattttgatTGGATTTAAATTAACAGGTTGATGATACATTAGCGGTGTTCTACACACACGCTGTGGCCGGTTTACTAGGTGGAATAATGACAGGCTTGTTTGCACATCCTGATCTCTGCGAATTGATACTTCCTGAGCCAACCAGAGGAGCTTTCTACCGCGGCAATGGCGGAAAACAGCTTTTGAAACAATTAGCAGGAGCTGCCTTCATCGCTGTCTGGAACTTAGTGTCGACGACAATCATACTACTCGCTATCAGAATGTTCATACCATTGAGAATGGCTGAGGAAGAGCTTGGTATTGGAGACGACGCTGCTCATGGGGAAGAAGCTTATGCTCTTTGGGGAGATGGAGAGAAGTTTGATGCTACAAGACATGTCCAACAGTTTGAGAGAGACCAAGAGGCTGCTCATCCTTCTTATGTTCATGGCGCTAGAGGTGTCACCATTGTTCTAtgatttttcttctccttttttgttattattttccttATGACTTAGAGATGTGCATGAGTGATGTTTTTGTATAGGTGGTGAAACTTcatttgtcaattttttttgggaggtgttattaacaaataacaaccatttgtgattttttgttaaaattatgaatttaacttACCCTAAGTGCCAAAGTCCCCAAACCTATGTATATTGCAAaaggaaacataaaaataaaataaaagaattggacagaaaaaaacaaaaattggtgtTTGAAATAATTGAAACACTAATgaagaaattatttatttatcaaaaactgTGTCAccacttttttttagttttgagcCATAAAGgttacaactttacaaaaacGACCCAGCCTTTTTGCAATTGCAAGTGTGGCGTGGTATCACTCGTTGGGCCTGTATAAATATCAGCTATACCTCAACCTTCCACCATCGCCACTAAACCAAAATCGTGGTCCTTCCTTCACTGTCTCTTCTTCTGACCTGCACACGCACAGATTTTTTCTGATTTCGTCACTCATGGAACCTAATATTTACCAACTTGCCCTCGCGGCTCTCTTTGGAGCTTCCTTTGTTGCTGTTTCTGGGTTTTTCATGCATTTCAAGGCACTGAATCTAGTCCTTGAGCGTGGTAAGGAGCGTAAAGAGAACCCTGATGGAGACGATCCTCAAAATCAGAGGCGGCGGAGTCAGGTCCGAAGGAAAGGGAATGACCAATACGGTCGCAGTCCGGCTTCTCTTCCAGATGCTACTCCCTTTACCGAtggtggcggcggcggcggcg
This genomic window contains:
- the LOC104785644 gene encoding ammonium transporter 2-like; the encoded protein is MAGAYEPRLPEVPEWLNKGDNAWQLTAATLVGLQSMPGLVILYASIVKKKWAVNSAFMALYAFAAVLLCWVLLCYKMAFGDELLPFWGKGGPAFDQGYLKSRAKIPKSKTMAPLFPMATLVYFQFTFAAITTILVAGSVLGRMNIKAWMAFVPLWLIFSYTVGAYSLWGGGFLYQWGVIDYSGGYVIHLSSGVAGFVAAYWVGPRPKADRERFPPNNVLLMLAGAGLLWMGWSGFNGGAPYAANLTSSIAVLNTNLSAATSLLVWTTLDVIFFGKPSVIGAIQGMVTGLAGVTPGAGLIQTWAAIIVGIVSGTAPWASMMILHKKSALLQKVDDTLAVFYTHAVAGLLGGIMTGLFAHPDLCELILPEPTRGAFYRGNGGKQLLKQLAGAAFIAVWNLVSTTIILLAIRMFIPLRMAEXQDSELKNEKHIHLSKTFLQNVFTPSQHFRTH
- the LOC104785642 gene encoding ammonium transporter 2-like — encoded protein: MAGAYEPRLPEVPEWLNKGDNAWQLTAATLVGLQSMPGLVILYASIVKKKWAVNSAFMALYAFAAVLLCWVLLCYKMAFGDELLPFWGKGGPAFDQGYLKSRAKIPKSKTMAPLFPMATLVYFQFTFAAITTILVAGSVLGRMNIKAWMAFVPLWLIFSYTVGAYSLWGGGFLYQWGVIDYSGGYVIHLSSGVAGFVAAYWVGPRPKADRERFPPNNVLLMLAGAGLLWMGWSGFNGGAPYAANLTSSIAVLNTNLSAATSLLVWTTLDVIFFGKPSVIGAIQGMVTGLAGVTPGAGLIQTWAAIIVGIVSGTAPWASMMILHKKSALLQKVDDTLAVFYTHAVAGLLGGIMTGLFAHPDLCELILPEPTRGAFYRGNGGKQLLKQLAGAAFIAVWNLVSTTIILLAIRMFIPLRMAEEELGIGDDAAHGEEAYALWGDGEKFDATRHVQQFERDQEAAHPSYVHGARGVTIVL